From Meles meles chromosome 5, mMelMel3.1 paternal haplotype, whole genome shotgun sequence, one genomic window encodes:
- the RPP21 gene encoding ribonuclease P protein subunit p21 isoform X1 translates to MAGPVKDREAFQRLSFLYQAAHCVLAQDPMNQALARFYCYTERTIAKRLVLRRDPSVKRTLCRGCSSLLIPGLTCTQRQRRCRGQRWTVQTCLTCQRSQRFLNDPDHLLWGDRPEAQLGSQADLKPPQSLPNAAHPIPAHLPEEKV, encoded by the exons ATGGCTGGGCCGGTTAAGGACCGCGAGGCCTTCCAGAGGCTCAGCTTCTTGTACCAG GCCGCCCACTGTGTCCTTGCACAGGACCCCATGAACCAGGCGCTGGCGAGGTTTTATTGTTACACGGAGAGGACCATTGCAAAGCGGCTGGTCTTGCGGCG GGACCCGTCGGTGAAAAGGACCCTCTGTCGTGGCTGCTCTTCCCTCCTCATCCCGGGCCTCACCTGCACCCAGCGCCAGAGAC GCTGCAGGGGACAGCGCTGGACAGTACAGACTTGCCTAACATGCCAACGCAGCCAACGTTTCCTCAATGATCCTGATCATCTACTCTGGGGAGACCGGCCTGAGGCCCAGCTGGGGAGCCAGGCAG ATCTCAAACCACCACAGTCCCTGCCAAACGCAGCCCACCCCATTCCAGCCCACCTCCCTGAGGAGAAAGTGTAG
- the RPP21 gene encoding ribonuclease P protein subunit p21 isoform X2 translates to MAGPVKDREAFQRLSFLYQAAHCVLAQDPMNQALARFYCYTERTIAKRLVLRRDPSVKRTLCRGCSSLLIPGLTCTQRQRRCRGQRWTVQTCLTCQRSQRFLNDPDHLLWGDRPEAQLGSQAGERSQTTTVPAKRSPPHSSPPP, encoded by the exons ATGGCTGGGCCGGTTAAGGACCGCGAGGCCTTCCAGAGGCTCAGCTTCTTGTACCAG GCCGCCCACTGTGTCCTTGCACAGGACCCCATGAACCAGGCGCTGGCGAGGTTTTATTGTTACACGGAGAGGACCATTGCAAAGCGGCTGGTCTTGCGGCG GGACCCGTCGGTGAAAAGGACCCTCTGTCGTGGCTGCTCTTCCCTCCTCATCCCGGGCCTCACCTGCACCCAGCGCCAGAGAC GCTGCAGGGGACAGCGCTGGACAGTACAGACTTGCCTAACATGCCAACGCAGCCAACGTTTCCTCAATGATCCTGATCATCTACTCTGGGGAGACCGGCCTGAGGCCCAGCTGGGGAGCCAGGCAGGTGAGAG ATCTCAAACCACCACAGTCCCTGCCAAACGCAGCCCACCCCATTCCAGCCCACCTCCCTGA
- the TRIM39 gene encoding E3 ubiquitin-protein ligase TRIM39 isoform X5 translates to MAETSLLDAGASAASTAAALENLQVEASCSVCLEYLKEPVIIECGHNFCKACITRWWEDLERDFPCPVCRKTSRYRSLRPNRQLGSMVEIAKQLQAVKRKIRDESLCPQHHEALSLFCYEDQEAVCLICAISHTHRAHTVVPLDDATQEYKEKLQKCLEPLEQKLQEITRCKSSEEKKPGELKRLVECRRQQILKEFEELHRRLDEEQQMLLSRLEEEEQDILQRLRENAAHLGDKRRDLAHLAAEVEGKCLQSGFEMLKDVKSTLEKCEKVKTMEVTSVSIELEKNFSNFPRQYFALRKILKQLIADVTLDPETAHPNLVLSEDRKSVKFVETRLRDLPDTPRRFTFYPCVLATEGFTSGRHYWEVEASGLVGRMLHHLPSGPQQIGSDRRPCAGA, encoded by the exons ATGGCAGAGACAAGTCTATTAGATGCTGGGGCCTCTGCAGCCTCCACAGCTGCGGCGCTGGAGAACTTACAGGTGGAAGCGAGTTGCTCTGTGTGCCTGGAGTATCTGAAGGAGCCTGTCATCATTGAGTGTGGGCACAACTTCTGCAAAGCTTGCATCACCCGCTGGTGGGAGGACCTAGAGAGGGACTTCCCTTGTCCTGTCTGTCGAAAGACATCCCGCTACCGCAGTCTCCGGCCTAATCGACAACTAGGCAGTATGGTGGAAATAGCCAAGCAGCTCCAGGCTGTCAAGCGGAAGATCCGAGATGAAAGCCTCTGCCCCCAGCACCATGAGGCCCTCAGCCTCTTTTGCTATGAGGACCAGGAGGCTGTATGTTTGATATGTGCAATTTCCCACACCCACCGGGCCCATACCGTCGTGCCACTGGATGATGCCACACAGGAGTACAAG GAAAAATTGCAGAAGTGCCTGGAGCCCCTGGAGCAGAAGCTGCAGGAGATCACCCGCTGCAAGTCCTCTGAGGAGAAGAAGCCTGGAGAGCTCAAG AGACTCGTGGAGTGTCGCCGGCAACAGATCTTAAAGGAATTTGAAGAGCTTCATAGGCGGCTGGATGAAGAGCAACAGATGTTGCTTTCACGACTAGAGGAGGAAGAACAAGACATTCTACAGCGCCTCAGAGAAAATGCTGCTCACCTTGGAGACAAGCGCCGGGACCTGGCCCACTTGGCTGCTGAGGTGGAGGGCAAGTGCTTACAGTCGGGCTTCGAGATGCTTAAG GATGTCAAAAGTACCCTGGAAAA ATGTGAGAAGGTGAAGACCATGGAGGTGACTTCAGTCTCTATAGAGCTGGAAAAGAACTTCAGCAATTTCCCCCGACAGTACTTTGCCCTAAGGAAAATCCTTAAACAGCTAATTG CGGATGTGACCCTGGACCCAGAGACTGCTCACCCTAACCTAGTCCTGTCAGAAGATCGTAAGAGCGTCAAGTTTGTGGAGACAAGACTCCGGGATCTCCCTGACACACCACGGCGGTTCACCTTCTACCCTTGTGTCCTGGCTACTGAGGGCTTCACCTCAGGCCGACACTactgggaggtggag GCATCCGGGCTGGTCGGAAGAATGCTGCACCACTTACCATCAGGCCCCCAACAGATTGGGAGTGACAG GAGGCCGTGCGCGGGCGCCTGA
- the TRIM39 gene encoding E3 ubiquitin-protein ligase TRIM39 isoform X3, protein MAETSLLDAGASAASTAAALENLQVEASCSVCLEYLKEPVIIECGHNFCKACITRWWEDLERDFPCPVCRKTSRYRSLRPNRQLGSMVEIAKQLQAVKRKIRDESLCPQHHEALSLFCYEDQEAVCLICAISHTHRAHTVVPLDDATQEYKEKLQKCLEPLEQKLQEITRCKSSEEKKPGELKRLVECRRQQILKEFEELHRRLDEEQQMLLSRLEEEEQDILQRLRENAAHLGDKRRDLAHLAAEVEGKCLQSGFEMLKDVKSTLEKCEKVKTMEVTSVSIELEKNFSNFPRQYFALRKILKQLIADVTLDPETAHPNLVLSEDRKSVKFVETRLRDLPDTPRRFTFYPCVLATEGFTSGRHYWEVEASGLVGRMLHHLPSGPQQIGSDRFIHVLPLQLASLYFGLQELVVINYEAEVNTGCQTEQTGDRGWRQSKDRGERLTGPGTTLPRRPCAGA, encoded by the exons ATGGCAGAGACAAGTCTATTAGATGCTGGGGCCTCTGCAGCCTCCACAGCTGCGGCGCTGGAGAACTTACAGGTGGAAGCGAGTTGCTCTGTGTGCCTGGAGTATCTGAAGGAGCCTGTCATCATTGAGTGTGGGCACAACTTCTGCAAAGCTTGCATCACCCGCTGGTGGGAGGACCTAGAGAGGGACTTCCCTTGTCCTGTCTGTCGAAAGACATCCCGCTACCGCAGTCTCCGGCCTAATCGACAACTAGGCAGTATGGTGGAAATAGCCAAGCAGCTCCAGGCTGTCAAGCGGAAGATCCGAGATGAAAGCCTCTGCCCCCAGCACCATGAGGCCCTCAGCCTCTTTTGCTATGAGGACCAGGAGGCTGTATGTTTGATATGTGCAATTTCCCACACCCACCGGGCCCATACCGTCGTGCCACTGGATGATGCCACACAGGAGTACAAG GAAAAATTGCAGAAGTGCCTGGAGCCCCTGGAGCAGAAGCTGCAGGAGATCACCCGCTGCAAGTCCTCTGAGGAGAAGAAGCCTGGAGAGCTCAAG AGACTCGTGGAGTGTCGCCGGCAACAGATCTTAAAGGAATTTGAAGAGCTTCATAGGCGGCTGGATGAAGAGCAACAGATGTTGCTTTCACGACTAGAGGAGGAAGAACAAGACATTCTACAGCGCCTCAGAGAAAATGCTGCTCACCTTGGAGACAAGCGCCGGGACCTGGCCCACTTGGCTGCTGAGGTGGAGGGCAAGTGCTTACAGTCGGGCTTCGAGATGCTTAAG GATGTCAAAAGTACCCTGGAAAA ATGTGAGAAGGTGAAGACCATGGAGGTGACTTCAGTCTCTATAGAGCTGGAAAAGAACTTCAGCAATTTCCCCCGACAGTACTTTGCCCTAAGGAAAATCCTTAAACAGCTAATTG CGGATGTGACCCTGGACCCAGAGACTGCTCACCCTAACCTAGTCCTGTCAGAAGATCGTAAGAGCGTCAAGTTTGTGGAGACAAGACTCCGGGATCTCCCTGACACACCACGGCGGTTCACCTTCTACCCTTGTGTCCTGGCTACTGAGGGCTTCACCTCAGGCCGACACTactgggaggtggag GCATCCGGGCTGGTCGGAAGAATGCTGCACCACTTACCATCAGGCCCCCAACAGATTGGGAGTGACAG gttcattcatgttctGCCACTCCAGCTCGCATCCCTCTACTTCGGACTTCAAGAACTGGTGGTCATTAACTATGAGGCAGAAGTAAACACAGGATGTCAAACAGAACAAACAGGAGACAGAG GGTGGCGCCAGAGTAAGGATCGCGGAGAGAGGCTCACCGGCCCAGGAACTACACTTCCCAGGAGGCCGTGCGCGGGCGCCTGA
- the TRIM39 gene encoding E3 ubiquitin-protein ligase TRIM39 isoform X2, producing MAETSLLDAGASAASTAAALENLQVEASCSVCLEYLKEPVIIECGHNFCKACITRWWEDLERDFPCPVCRKTSRYRSLRPNRQLGSMVEIAKQLQAVKRKIRDESLCPQHHEALSLFCYEDQEAVCLICAISHTHRAHTVVPLDDATQEYKEKLQKCLEPLEQKLQEITRCKSSEEKKPGELKRLVECRRQQILKEFEELHRRLDEEQQMLLSRLEEEEQDILQRLRENAAHLGDKRRDLAHLAAEVEGKCLQSGFEMLKDVKSTLEKCEKVKTMEVTSVSIELEKNFSNFPRQYFALRKILKQLIADVTLDPETAHPNLVLSEDRKSVKFVETRLRDLPDTPRRFTFYPCVLATEGFTSGRHYWEVEASGLVGRMLHHLPSGPQQIGSDRFIHVLPLQLASLYFGLQELVVINYEAEVNTGCQTEQTGDRGVGMGLRTTGVREAAGWRQSKDRGERLTGPGTTLPRRPCAGA from the exons ATGGCAGAGACAAGTCTATTAGATGCTGGGGCCTCTGCAGCCTCCACAGCTGCGGCGCTGGAGAACTTACAGGTGGAAGCGAGTTGCTCTGTGTGCCTGGAGTATCTGAAGGAGCCTGTCATCATTGAGTGTGGGCACAACTTCTGCAAAGCTTGCATCACCCGCTGGTGGGAGGACCTAGAGAGGGACTTCCCTTGTCCTGTCTGTCGAAAGACATCCCGCTACCGCAGTCTCCGGCCTAATCGACAACTAGGCAGTATGGTGGAAATAGCCAAGCAGCTCCAGGCTGTCAAGCGGAAGATCCGAGATGAAAGCCTCTGCCCCCAGCACCATGAGGCCCTCAGCCTCTTTTGCTATGAGGACCAGGAGGCTGTATGTTTGATATGTGCAATTTCCCACACCCACCGGGCCCATACCGTCGTGCCACTGGATGATGCCACACAGGAGTACAAG GAAAAATTGCAGAAGTGCCTGGAGCCCCTGGAGCAGAAGCTGCAGGAGATCACCCGCTGCAAGTCCTCTGAGGAGAAGAAGCCTGGAGAGCTCAAG AGACTCGTGGAGTGTCGCCGGCAACAGATCTTAAAGGAATTTGAAGAGCTTCATAGGCGGCTGGATGAAGAGCAACAGATGTTGCTTTCACGACTAGAGGAGGAAGAACAAGACATTCTACAGCGCCTCAGAGAAAATGCTGCTCACCTTGGAGACAAGCGCCGGGACCTGGCCCACTTGGCTGCTGAGGTGGAGGGCAAGTGCTTACAGTCGGGCTTCGAGATGCTTAAG GATGTCAAAAGTACCCTGGAAAA ATGTGAGAAGGTGAAGACCATGGAGGTGACTTCAGTCTCTATAGAGCTGGAAAAGAACTTCAGCAATTTCCCCCGACAGTACTTTGCCCTAAGGAAAATCCTTAAACAGCTAATTG CGGATGTGACCCTGGACCCAGAGACTGCTCACCCTAACCTAGTCCTGTCAGAAGATCGTAAGAGCGTCAAGTTTGTGGAGACAAGACTCCGGGATCTCCCTGACACACCACGGCGGTTCACCTTCTACCCTTGTGTCCTGGCTACTGAGGGCTTCACCTCAGGCCGACACTactgggaggtggag GCATCCGGGCTGGTCGGAAGAATGCTGCACCACTTACCATCAGGCCCCCAACAGATTGGGAGTGACAG gttcattcatgttctGCCACTCCAGCTCGCATCCCTCTACTTCGGACTTCAAGAACTGGTGGTCATTAACTATGAGGCAGAAGTAAACACAGGATGTCAAACAGAACAAACAGGAGACAGAG GGGTGGGTATGGGTTTACGAACAACTGGGGTCCGTGAGGCCGCAGGGTGGCGCCAGAGTAAGGATCGCGGAGAGAGGCTCACCGGCCCAGGAACTACACTTCCCAGGAGGCCGTGCGCGGGCGCCTGA
- the TRIM39 gene encoding E3 ubiquitin-protein ligase TRIM39 isoform X4, with translation MAETSLLDAGASAASTAAALENLQVEASCSVCLEYLKEPVIIECGHNFCKACITRWWEDLERDFPCPVCRKTSRYRSLRPNRQLGSMVEIAKQLQAVKRKIRDESLCPQHHEALSLFCYEDQEAVCLICAISHTHRAHTVVPLDDATQEYKEKLQKCLEPLEQKLQEITRCKSSEEKKPGELKRLVECRRQQILKEFEELHRRLDEEQQMLLSRLEEEEQDILQRLRENAAHLGDKRRDLAHLAAEVEGKCLQSGFEMLKDVKSTLEKCEKVKTMEVTSVSIELEKNFSNFPRQYFALRKILKQLIADVTLDPETAHPNLVLSEDRKSVKFVETRLRDLPDTPRRFTFYPCVLATEGFTSGRHYWEVEASGLVGRMLHHLPSGPQQIGSDRFIHVLPLQLASLYFGLQELVVINYEAEVNTGCQTEQTGDRGQNKGCEVYD, from the exons ATGGCAGAGACAAGTCTATTAGATGCTGGGGCCTCTGCAGCCTCCACAGCTGCGGCGCTGGAGAACTTACAGGTGGAAGCGAGTTGCTCTGTGTGCCTGGAGTATCTGAAGGAGCCTGTCATCATTGAGTGTGGGCACAACTTCTGCAAAGCTTGCATCACCCGCTGGTGGGAGGACCTAGAGAGGGACTTCCCTTGTCCTGTCTGTCGAAAGACATCCCGCTACCGCAGTCTCCGGCCTAATCGACAACTAGGCAGTATGGTGGAAATAGCCAAGCAGCTCCAGGCTGTCAAGCGGAAGATCCGAGATGAAAGCCTCTGCCCCCAGCACCATGAGGCCCTCAGCCTCTTTTGCTATGAGGACCAGGAGGCTGTATGTTTGATATGTGCAATTTCCCACACCCACCGGGCCCATACCGTCGTGCCACTGGATGATGCCACACAGGAGTACAAG GAAAAATTGCAGAAGTGCCTGGAGCCCCTGGAGCAGAAGCTGCAGGAGATCACCCGCTGCAAGTCCTCTGAGGAGAAGAAGCCTGGAGAGCTCAAG AGACTCGTGGAGTGTCGCCGGCAACAGATCTTAAAGGAATTTGAAGAGCTTCATAGGCGGCTGGATGAAGAGCAACAGATGTTGCTTTCACGACTAGAGGAGGAAGAACAAGACATTCTACAGCGCCTCAGAGAAAATGCTGCTCACCTTGGAGACAAGCGCCGGGACCTGGCCCACTTGGCTGCTGAGGTGGAGGGCAAGTGCTTACAGTCGGGCTTCGAGATGCTTAAG GATGTCAAAAGTACCCTGGAAAA ATGTGAGAAGGTGAAGACCATGGAGGTGACTTCAGTCTCTATAGAGCTGGAAAAGAACTTCAGCAATTTCCCCCGACAGTACTTTGCCCTAAGGAAAATCCTTAAACAGCTAATTG CGGATGTGACCCTGGACCCAGAGACTGCTCACCCTAACCTAGTCCTGTCAGAAGATCGTAAGAGCGTCAAGTTTGTGGAGACAAGACTCCGGGATCTCCCTGACACACCACGGCGGTTCACCTTCTACCCTTGTGTCCTGGCTACTGAGGGCTTCACCTCAGGCCGACACTactgggaggtggag GCATCCGGGCTGGTCGGAAGAATGCTGCACCACTTACCATCAGGCCCCCAACAGATTGGGAGTGACAG gttcattcatgttctGCCACTCCAGCTCGCATCCCTCTACTTCGGACTTCAAGAACTGGTGGTCATTAACTATGAGGCAGAAGTAAACACAGGATGTCAAACAGAACAAACAGGAGACAGAGGTCAGAATAAGGGATGTGAAGTATATGATTAG
- the TRIM39 gene encoding E3 ubiquitin-protein ligase TRIM39 isoform X1 encodes MAETSLLDAGASAASTAAALENLQVEASCSVCLEYLKEPVIIECGHNFCKACITRWWEDLERDFPCPVCRKTSRYRSLRPNRQLGSMVEIAKQLQAVKRKIRDESLCPQHHEALSLFCYEDQEAVCLICAISHTHRAHTVVPLDDATQEYKEKLQKCLEPLEQKLQEITRCKSSEEKKPGELKRLVECRRQQILKEFEELHRRLDEEQQMLLSRLEEEEQDILQRLRENAAHLGDKRRDLAHLAAEVEGKCLQSGFEMLKDVKSTLEKCEKVKTMEVTSVSIELEKNFSNFPRQYFALRKILKQLIADVTLDPETAHPNLVLSEDRKSVKFVETRLRDLPDTPRRFTFYPCVLATEGFTSGRHYWEVEVGDKTHWAVGVCRDSVSRKGELTPLPETGYWRVRLWNGDKYAATTTPFTPLHIKVKPKRVGIFLDYEAGTLSFYNVTDRSHIYTFTDTFTEKLWPLFYPGIRAGRKNAAPLTIRPPTDWE; translated from the exons ATGGCAGAGACAAGTCTATTAGATGCTGGGGCCTCTGCAGCCTCCACAGCTGCGGCGCTGGAGAACTTACAGGTGGAAGCGAGTTGCTCTGTGTGCCTGGAGTATCTGAAGGAGCCTGTCATCATTGAGTGTGGGCACAACTTCTGCAAAGCTTGCATCACCCGCTGGTGGGAGGACCTAGAGAGGGACTTCCCTTGTCCTGTCTGTCGAAAGACATCCCGCTACCGCAGTCTCCGGCCTAATCGACAACTAGGCAGTATGGTGGAAATAGCCAAGCAGCTCCAGGCTGTCAAGCGGAAGATCCGAGATGAAAGCCTCTGCCCCCAGCACCATGAGGCCCTCAGCCTCTTTTGCTATGAGGACCAGGAGGCTGTATGTTTGATATGTGCAATTTCCCACACCCACCGGGCCCATACCGTCGTGCCACTGGATGATGCCACACAGGAGTACAAG GAAAAATTGCAGAAGTGCCTGGAGCCCCTGGAGCAGAAGCTGCAGGAGATCACCCGCTGCAAGTCCTCTGAGGAGAAGAAGCCTGGAGAGCTCAAG AGACTCGTGGAGTGTCGCCGGCAACAGATCTTAAAGGAATTTGAAGAGCTTCATAGGCGGCTGGATGAAGAGCAACAGATGTTGCTTTCACGACTAGAGGAGGAAGAACAAGACATTCTACAGCGCCTCAGAGAAAATGCTGCTCACCTTGGAGACAAGCGCCGGGACCTGGCCCACTTGGCTGCTGAGGTGGAGGGCAAGTGCTTACAGTCGGGCTTCGAGATGCTTAAG GATGTCAAAAGTACCCTGGAAAA ATGTGAGAAGGTGAAGACCATGGAGGTGACTTCAGTCTCTATAGAGCTGGAAAAGAACTTCAGCAATTTCCCCCGACAGTACTTTGCCCTAAGGAAAATCCTTAAACAGCTAATTG CGGATGTGACCCTGGACCCAGAGACTGCTCACCCTAACCTAGTCCTGTCAGAAGATCGTAAGAGCGTCAAGTTTGTGGAGACAAGACTCCGGGATCTCCCTGACACACCACGGCGGTTCACCTTCTACCCTTGTGTCCTGGCTACTGAGGGCTTCACCTCAGGCCGACACTactgggaggtggaggtgggTGATAAGACCCACTGGGCAGTGGGCGTGTGCCGGGACTCCGTGAGCCGAAAGGGCGAGCTGACTCCACTCCCTGAGACTGGCTACTGGCGGGTGCGGCTGTGGAATGGGGACAAATATGCAGCCACCACCACGCCTTTTACCCCTTTGCACATCAAGGTGAAACCCAAGCGGGTGGGCATATTCCTAGACTATGAGGCCGGCACGCTGTCTTTTTACAATGTCACAGACCGCTCTCATATCTACACTTTTACTGATACTTTTACTGAGAAACTTTGGCCCCTCTTCTATCCAGGCATCCGGGCTGGTCGGAAGAATGCTGCACCACTTACCATCAGGCCCCCAACAGATTGGGAGTGA
- the LOC123942239 gene encoding uncharacterized protein LOC123942239 → MGKRWDACRYDAAEARGDGVRVSPGEVSGSGTGERRGSQATPDALTSPGRQNVRPGPRRAEAAVVTCGGPVTQSRGAGTRRAEPAGRGRPQGPGAAAGQHLPSRLQVREYGARSRRSAASLLPPPPAPAPQRDTQYSPEAEAARRGSCQWKPACRLAAAGRRSGACGRWKRSGVRGENQLEESGTRRDPEGQVSPERRWRAEAAASYVADLRVSAGTSLPTG, encoded by the exons atggggaaaag GTGGGATGCCTGCCGCTATGACGCAGCCGAGGCCCGCGGTGACGGCGTCAGAGTTTCACCCGGGGAGGTGAGCGGCAGCGGGACGGGGGAACGGCGGGGTAGCCAAGCAACGCCGGACGCGCTGACGTCGCCGGGGCGGCAAAACGTCCGCCCGGGCCCGAGGCGGGCGGAGGCAGCTGTGGTTACGTGCGGGGGGCCAGTGACGCAGTCGCGGGGCGCTGGGACGCGGCGTGCGGAGCCGGCCGGCAGGGGCAGGCCCCAAGGCCCGGGCGCGGCAGCGGGACAGCACCTACCTTCCCGGCTTCAGGTCCGGGAGTACGGGGCGCGGAGCCGCCGGAGcgctgcctccctccttcctcctccccccgcccccgccccgcagcGCGACACACAATACTCGCCGGAAGCGGAAGCCGCGCGGAGAGGCTCGTGTCAGTGGAAGCCGGCGTGTCGGCTGGCCGCAGCGGGAAGGCGTAGCGGTGCCTGCGGGAGGTGGAAAAGGAGTGGGGTCAGAGGTGAGAACCAGCTGGAGGAGTCAGGAACGAGAAGGGACCCGGAGGGGCAG GTCAGTCCAGAGAGAAGGTGGCGAGCTGAAGCGGCGGCCAGTTACGTGGCGGACCTGCGGGTCTCAGCTGGCACGTCACTTCCGACTGGTTGA